The following proteins are encoded in a genomic region of Xylanibacillus composti:
- the mtaB gene encoding tRNA (N(6)-L-threonylcarbamoyladenosine(37)-C(2))-methylthiotransferase MtaB, with the protein MKPTVAFHTLGCKVNFYDTEAIWQKFKQAGYEQADFESDADVYVINTCTVTNTGDKKSRQIIRRAVRRNPDAIIAVTGCYAQTAPAEILEIPGVDIVIGTQDREKIMDYVEQFQRDRQPVNAVRNIMKTRTFEELDVPDFSDRTRAFLKIQEGCNNFCTFCIIPWTRGLSRSRDPQSVLEQARQLVASGYKEIVLTGIHTGGYGDDLENYTLTSLLRDLDKIEGLERIRISSIEASQITDEMIEVLNQSEKMCRHLHIPLQAGDDDVLKRMRRKYTTAEFAEKIRRLHEALPGVAITTDVIVGFPGETEEMFERGYRFMQEMQFAEMHVFPYSKRTGTPAARMEDQVDEEEKNRRVHALIDLSEQMQLAYAAQFVGEVLDVIPERLQKGREQEGIVIGHTDNYLNVAFAGGEELIGSLCRVKIEEAGVNECRGKLVRVLDEQVQAV; encoded by the coding sequence ATGAAACCGACAGTGGCCTTTCATACATTGGGCTGTAAGGTGAACTTTTACGATACGGAAGCGATCTGGCAGAAATTCAAGCAAGCCGGCTACGAGCAGGCAGATTTCGAATCGGATGCGGATGTGTATGTGATCAATACATGTACGGTGACGAACACCGGAGACAAGAAGAGCCGACAGATCATTCGGCGGGCGGTGCGGCGCAACCCGGACGCTATCATTGCGGTTACCGGCTGCTATGCGCAGACGGCCCCGGCCGAAATATTGGAAATCCCGGGCGTGGACATTGTGATCGGGACCCAGGATCGGGAAAAAATCATGGATTATGTAGAACAGTTCCAGCGTGACCGCCAGCCGGTAAATGCTGTACGCAATATTATGAAGACACGCACTTTTGAAGAACTGGATGTGCCGGATTTCTCCGACCGCACGCGTGCGTTTTTGAAAATACAGGAAGGCTGCAATAATTTCTGCACGTTCTGCATCATTCCGTGGACACGGGGGCTGAGCCGCAGCCGCGACCCGCAAAGCGTCTTGGAGCAGGCGCGCCAACTGGTTGCTTCCGGCTACAAGGAAATTGTGCTGACCGGCATTCATACAGGCGGCTATGGCGATGACTTGGAAAATTACACGCTGACCAGCCTGCTGCGTGATCTGGACAAGATCGAGGGCTTGGAGCGAATTCGCATCAGCTCGATTGAGGCCAGCCAAATTACCGATGAAATGATCGAGGTGCTCAACCAGTCCGAGAAGATGTGCAGACATCTGCATATTCCGCTTCAGGCTGGCGACGATGATGTGTTGAAGCGCATGCGCCGCAAATACACGACCGCCGAGTTCGCCGAGAAAATCCGCAGGCTGCATGAAGCGCTGCCGGGTGTGGCGATCACCACGGATGTCATTGTCGGATTCCCGGGGGAAACTGAGGAGATGTTCGAGCGGGGATACCGGTTTATGCAGGAGATGCAATTCGCGGAAATGCATGTATTCCCTTACTCCAAGCGAACAGGTACGCCTGCCGCCCGGATGGAGGACCAGGTCGATGAAGAAGAGAAGAATCGGCGCGTGCATGCGCTTATTGATTTGTCCGAACAGATGCAGCTGGCGTACGCTGCGCAATTTGTGGGCGAAGTGCTCGATGTCATTCCGGAACGTCTGCAAAAAGGGCGTGAGCAGGAGGGGATCGTCATTGGCCATACGGACAACTATTTGAATGTTGCCTTTGCGGGCGGAGAAGAGCTCATTGGCTCTCTGTGCCGCGTTAAGATTGAGGAAGCGGGTGTGAATGAATGCCGAGGCAAGCTCGTTCGGGTGCTGGATGAGCAGGTGCAGGCCGTCTAG
- a CDS encoding YfhD family protein produces the protein MEAKEQRQEGKRGDGKAEDVEFSMELADEDDMEAWKRGEAADKRAQQS, from the coding sequence GTGGAAGCAAAGGAACAGCGCCAAGAAGGCAAGCGCGGTGACGGCAAAGCGGAGGATGTGGAATTTTCCATGGAACTAGCCGATGAGGATGACATGGAAGCATGGAAAAGAGGCGAAGCCGCAGACAAGCGGGCACAACAATCCTGA
- a CDS encoding site-2 protease family protein yields the protein MEGLQSRMAFIAEYWPFLLLSIIIAFTVHEFAHAYAAYRFGDDTPRKQGRLTLNPMAHLDWLGMLLIFIAGFGWAKPVMVNAGNFAKPRQMNIVVALVGPLSNLLLAVLGAAMHTAVLGSAWSAGWSAGTIYAFESFFILFVSLNILLFFFNLIPLPPLDGYRIVIEMLPLQVSHRLRQFEHWSFLIFLLIIFIPPLRAVTIDPLFGWITKLHTALLLFWSGIF from the coding sequence ATGGAAGGCCTTCAATCCCGGATGGCCTTTATTGCAGAATACTGGCCTTTTCTTCTGCTCAGCATCATCATTGCGTTCACGGTTCATGAATTTGCTCATGCGTACGCTGCTTATCGCTTTGGCGATGATACGCCGCGCAAGCAGGGACGTCTCACGTTGAATCCGATGGCGCATCTGGACTGGCTGGGCATGCTGCTTATCTTCATTGCGGGCTTTGGATGGGCGAAGCCGGTCATGGTCAATGCGGGGAACTTCGCCAAGCCCCGCCAGATGAATATTGTTGTCGCCTTGGTCGGTCCTTTAAGCAATCTGCTGCTGGCCGTGCTGGGCGCTGCCATGCATACGGCTGTGCTGGGCAGCGCTTGGAGCGCCGGCTGGTCCGCCGGGACGATATATGCGTTTGAGTCCTTTTTCATCTTATTTGTTTCCTTGAATATCTTGCTCTTTTTCTTTAATTTGATCCCGCTGCCGCCGCTTGACGGATATCGCATTGTGATCGAGATGCTGCCGCTCCAGGTGAGCCATCGCTTGCGCCAGTTCGAGCATTGGTCGTTCTTAATCTTTCTGTTGATTATTTTTATTCCGCCGCTGAGAGCGGTCACGATTGATCCGCTTTTCGGATGGATCACAAAATTGCATACTGCGCTTCTGCTTTTTTGGTCCGGTATCTTTTAG
- a CDS encoding 16S rRNA (uracil(1498)-N(3))-methyltransferase — MQRYFVPGDHWQEDSVTITGDDAHHVANVMRGRAGDRFLCCAPDGRVAVAEITAISKGQVEAAIVEWSTDSREPGINVYIAQSLPKADKMETVIQRCTEIGAAGFRPFVSSRTIVQYDAKKEAKRLDRWHKIAKEAAEQAHRNRIPAIASVIDWKELLKQSAAADLVLLCYEQEGNNGIGQVLQRWRQQAGGAAFESRPKNIWIVVGPEGGFTDQEAEEAAAAGANRVHLGPRILRTETAALVALTCVLYECGEMGGYR; from the coding sequence TTGCAGCGGTATTTCGTTCCAGGAGACCATTGGCAGGAGGACAGTGTGACGATCACAGGCGACGATGCTCATCATGTGGCGAATGTGATGAGGGGACGCGCAGGCGATCGTTTTCTTTGCTGTGCGCCGGATGGACGGGTCGCTGTTGCAGAGATTACAGCGATTTCGAAGGGCCAAGTGGAAGCGGCCATAGTGGAGTGGAGCACGGACAGCCGCGAGCCGGGGATCAACGTCTATATAGCGCAGAGCTTGCCCAAGGCGGACAAGATGGAGACGGTGATTCAACGCTGTACTGAAATCGGCGCAGCCGGATTCAGGCCGTTTGTTTCGTCGCGTACGATCGTGCAGTATGATGCGAAGAAGGAAGCGAAGCGGCTGGACCGCTGGCACAAAATCGCCAAGGAAGCCGCAGAGCAGGCACACCGCAACCGCATACCAGCTATTGCTTCAGTAATAGACTGGAAAGAGCTGCTGAAGCAATCGGCCGCAGCGGATCTTGTGCTTTTGTGTTACGAGCAGGAGGGCAATAACGGGATCGGCCAGGTGCTTCAGCGCTGGCGTCAGCAGGCAGGCGGTGCAGCTTTCGAGTCGCGGCCAAAGAACATATGGATCGTCGTCGGCCCCGAGGGGGGCTTTACTGATCAGGAAGCGGAGGAAGCGGCAGCTGCAGGCGCGAATCGGGTTCATTTGGGCCCGCGTATTTTGCGGACGGAAACGGCTGCCCTTGTAGCCTTGACATGTGTATTGTACGAATGCGGAGAAATGGGGGGGTACCGATGA
- the prmA gene encoding 50S ribosomal protein L11 methyltransferase → MLWHEITIYTREEATEAIADRLHQMGAGGVSIEESGNLERPRDTSLGQWYELPLNNIPEGDAEIKAYFADTADPEALIEQLKPFIGELPSFGLDPGNVQYSWRAVDEEDWANAWKTYFKPIRVTETLTIKPTWESYEPSQGEKIIELDPGMAFGTGTHETTALCLRTLEQTIRTGDQVIDVGTGSGVLAIAAARLGASRVLAIDLDPVAVSSASENVRLNGLQEEVTVRESDLLGLLKPAANGTAGRDPAALGVSLPVDLVVANILAEILALFVDDVYQALKPGGLYIASGIISQKEELVREALAKAGFTVVERNVEHDWVALTARKGG, encoded by the coding sequence ATGCTTTGGCATGAAATTACGATATATACGCGCGAGGAAGCGACCGAAGCGATCGCCGATCGTCTGCATCAGATGGGGGCGGGAGGCGTGTCGATCGAGGAATCGGGCAATCTGGAACGTCCTCGGGATACTTCCCTTGGCCAGTGGTACGAGCTACCGCTTAACAATATCCCGGAAGGGGATGCGGAAATCAAGGCTTACTTTGCGGATACTGCCGATCCCGAAGCGCTCATTGAGCAATTGAAGCCGTTTATCGGGGAATTGCCCTCCTTCGGCCTCGATCCGGGGAATGTTCAGTACAGCTGGCGCGCTGTGGACGAAGAGGATTGGGCGAATGCATGGAAAACTTACTTCAAACCGATTCGGGTGACGGAGACGCTCACCATCAAGCCAACATGGGAGTCCTATGAACCGTCCCAAGGGGAGAAAATCATCGAGCTGGATCCGGGGATGGCCTTCGGCACTGGCACGCATGAGACGACGGCATTATGCTTGCGGACGCTGGAACAAACAATTCGAACTGGCGATCAGGTGATTGATGTGGGTACCGGCTCCGGTGTGCTCGCCATTGCAGCGGCAAGGCTTGGCGCATCCAGAGTGCTTGCGATTGACCTTGATCCGGTCGCCGTATCGAGCGCGTCTGAGAATGTCCGGTTGAATGGCTTGCAGGAGGAAGTGACCGTTCGCGAGAGCGATCTGTTGGGCTTGCTGAAGCCGGCCGCGAACGGGACAGCCGGCCGCGATCCGGCGGCGCTGGGCGTGTCCCTGCCGGTCGATCTTGTCGTGGCCAATATTTTGGCCGAAATTTTGGCGCTGTTCGTCGATGATGTGTACCAGGCTCTGAAGCCGGGCGGCTTGTACATAGCTTCCGGCATTATCAGCCAAAAGGAGGAGCTTGTCCGCGAGGCGCTTGCCAAAGCCGGATTTACTGTGGTCGAGCGAAATGTCGAGCATGATTGGGTTGCCTTGACGGCACGCAAAGGAGGGTAA